TCATAACTCTTCACTTTTAACTTTTGATGTGATTGTATCAAACCCCCCGTATATCAGAAGCGGTGACATAGCGAATCTTCAGCCTGAGATAAAGAAGTGGGAGCCGAGGAGTGCGCTTGACGGCGGCGAGGACGGGCTTGACTATTACAGAGCGATACTTTCAGAGGCGCCGAAATACTTAACCCCTCCTTGCCCCTCCTTGCCAAGGGGGGGATGGGGGGGTGGAGTTATCTTCCTTGAAATAGGAGAAGGGCAGTCAGAGGAAGTGTCAGTGATTGCCATGCAGAACGGCTTCTGTAATATCTCTGTGATTAAAGACTATGCAGGCATAGAGAGAATCATAGTGTGCTGTCCCTAACAATTCTGTACACTGTCATTGCGAGGGACAGAGTCCTGAAGCAATCTCAAAACGAGATTCTTCGCTTTGCTCTGAATGACAAGTAGAGCAAAGTTATTTATGGGACAGCACAATAGCTGCAAGCGCATTATAGATCCATAAATTTTTTATATAACCTATAGCTTGCTAAATCCTTGACTTTGAATCGGAATTTTAATTAAGATAGCAACGATTTTCCCTGTAGCCTATGACTTGTAGAGGAGGCTTTTATGGCAGCTGGCATGCACGAAGTGCTTTTAATGGATGTGATTGTTGATCCCAACAAGATTTCCCATAATGTTACTTACGCAGTCCTGGCGTCTGTCATTCTTATAACATCTGCGCTTGTCATCAGGCGTTCTCTCAGAATGGTGCCGACAGGCTTTCAAAATTTTATTGAGGTAGTTGTTGAGACATTCCTTAAACTCTCAGAAGAAAACATAGGGCATCACTGGGGCAGGACCCTTTTCCCTTTGATTGGCACATTGTTTATGTTTATACTCATTTGCAATTTTATGGGTCTTATCCCCGGATTTGCTTCTCCTACAAGCAACATAAATACAAATGCAGCGATGGCTATCCCTGTGTTTCTGGCAACGCATTATTACGGGATTAAGGTTCACGGAATAAAATACCTAAATCATTTCCTTGGTCCAATTCGTTCTATTTTTGCGCTGCCCTTAATGCTACTTATGTTCATAATCGAATTTATCGGCCATCTTGTAAGGCCCATTACCCTCTCGGTAAGGCTTTTCGGAAACATGGTGGCAAAACATATACTCTTAGGTGTGCTTGCTGTATTGGCTCCGTGGATAATTCCAACGCTCATACTCGCATTGGGCACACTCGTAAGTCTTATACAGGCATTTGTCTTTGCCCTTCTAACCACTTTATATCTTGCCGGAGCTGTTGAAGAAGGGCATTAAATACGAGTTTTAGAAGAAAGGAGGAATAAGTGATGAGAAAAATAATCTCTGTAATTTTAATGGCGCTAACCTTTGTCTGTCTGTTTGCTCCGTTTGTTTTTGCAGAAGAGGCAAAGGTTGCAGCATCTGGAGATTCTTCTGTTAAGGCAATGGCTGCATTGGCAGCAGGACTTGCAATAGGTATTGCAGCATTGGGCACAGGTATTGGCCAGGGCATCGGTCTGAGCAAGGCATGTGAAGGCGCAGCAAGGAACCCCGGCGCAGCCGGAAAGATTCAGCTCCTTCTTATCATCGGTCTTGCGATGATAGAGTCTCTGGCAATCTATGCGCTGCTCGTGGCATTGGGTATTCTGATCAACCAGAAGCTCTTCTTCTAAAAAAGAAAACTGATTAGTTTAAAAGGGCTCGCCCCCCGATAATATCGGGACGAGCCCTTTTTTATTTTGTCTTTGCCCTGTAATATGACGACTTGTATTTATCGGGCTTGAATGGCTTAAGGCGGACTATTTTGCACTCGGGAAGTCTCTCTTTAATCTTTTCCTCTGAAACCCTCTGGTCGTAGCCAAGGGCGATGATATCCGGTTTTAAATTCTCCAATATTTTAAAAATATCTTTATCCGTATATCCGAGTATGGCCTTATCCGGAATGCCTGTTTTTTCGACGCTCTCCCTGCGCTCATTTTCATTATGCTCCGGAAGTATGTTCTTTATGTGCCTGACATTCTCATCACGGGCAACAATAACAACGAGTTCATCTCCAAGAACCTTTGCCTGTTTCAAGAAGTTGGCATGCCCCAGATGGAGATGGTCGAACGTCCCGGCGCATACAACGAGTTTTTTTTTCAAAGATTCCTCCCTAACCCTTTTACAAAACATCCGGTTTGTCGCTTGCAATTCCGTCAACGCCTTTGGCGCGGTATTCTTTTGCCTCTTCTTTTGTATTAATCGTCCAGACAATTACCTTGAGGTTTTTCTTATGCGCGTCTTCAATGTTTTTAGTATGAGTAAACCTATAAAGGGCAACGAGGTACTGAGTCTTTAATTTTAAGGCTGAAGCAATGGGGTTCTTGTGCCTTGCATAGATGAGTCCAGTCTCAATCTTGCTGTCCAGTCTTCTGATTTCAGAGAGCGCCTCTTCATGGAACGAGACAATGATTGCGCGGTCCAGGAGTTTTTCTTTCTTTATAACCGCAAGGACTTTCTTTTCATAACCTGTTTCTTTTAGCTCAATGAGAATCCTCTCTACCTTTTCCCCGATGAATTGCAACGCCTCTTCAAGGGTCGGGATTCTGTTTTCCGTGAGATGCTTTAGTTCTTTTAATGGCGAAGCATTTAACTCAATGTCCTTTCCAAACACTCTTTTCAGATTGTCGTCGTGAAAGACAATGAGCTTTCCGTCCTTTGTTGCCCTCACGTCAAATTCAATGGCATTTACGCCAAGCTCAATAGCCCTTTTAAAACTATCAAGGGTGTTCTCAATCTCGTAGGCCCTTGCTCCCCTATGCCCGACTTTTAGAAACATAATCCTCCTCCACTTCTTCTATCAACTCTTGCATATCTTCTTTGGTTGCCGCATTAAATGCTTTCATTTTCAGCATTTTTACCGGCATCCCCTTTGTATACCATCCAAAGAATTTCCTAAAACGCAGGACTCCTCTTTCCTCGCCGTGGAATGAGATAGTTAGAGCAAGATGTTTTTGCATTGTTTGAGTAATCTCCTGAGCAGAAGGACTTAAAGGCGCCGAACCTTTTTTCAGAAACTCTTCTGTTTCCCTGAATATCCATGGATTGCCGAGAGCGCCTCGCGCCACTGCCACGCCGTCACAGCCGGTCTCATCAAAAAGTTTTCTGATTAGTTCCGGTGAGAGCGCATCACCGCTGGCTATTACAGGTATTTGAACGGACTCTTTTACCTCTCTTATTATGTCGTAATCTACTTTTCCCCTGTATGCCTGCTGCCTGGTTCTGCCGTGTATAATGAGGGCTTTAACGCCGGCATCCTGTGCGCGGAGCGCAGTCTCGGATGCATTGACAGATGATCCATCCCAGCCGGAGCGTATCTTTACGGTGACGGGCCTGTCTGTATTTTCTACGATTATCTTCAGGATTTTCTGCAGCCTCAGAGGTTCCATGAGAAGCCCTGCGCCTTCGCCTCTTGATACAACCTTGCTTACGGGGCATGCCGCATTGAAATCTATTATATCGAACGCATATCCGGATACAATATCAACAGCCCTTCTGATAACATCCGGATTGGCTCCGAGAAGCTGGACCCCCAATGGCCTGTCATCAACTGTCGTAGAAAGGTTTTTCAGCGTGGTTGCATTTTTTCTCACAAGCGAGCCGGCGCTTATCATCTCTGTGAATGCCAGTTCACACCCGAAAGACCTGTTAATCAGACGGAAAGGCAGGTCGCTTATCCCCGCCATGGGAGCAAGCGCCAATGGAGAACGGCTGTTTATTTTTATGTGTCCGATTGAAAGCATGGCTGTTTATTATACATTAGACGGATTATGGCTTCCTGCTTCCTTCATACAACTCGTATTCCAGCAGCCTGCATTCAATACTGCCGTTAAAGAACTGTATGCGCCTCTTTGCCTTAAGTCCAACTTTTTTCGCGAGGTCAAGATTTCCCGTGAATATGCAGCCTGTATATCCCTTGCACCTCTGTTTGAAAAAATCGCCTATTCCCTCGTATGTATCCTTTAGAGCTTCTTCCTCTCCCATCCTCTCTCCATATTCAGGATTCAGTATAACTACCCCTCCTCCTTCAGGAACCGGTGTTTCTCTGAAATCGCAGATATGAAACTCGATGAGGTGTGCAACGCCTGCTGTCTCTGCATTATTTTTTGCAGCATCTATAGCCTTACTGCTTACGTCAGATGCTATTATCCTGAAGTCAAGCCGCTTTTTTATTGAGGACTTTGCGTTTTCCCTTAAGCGTTCCCATGATTCCTCTTTAAATTCTTTTATATGCATAAAGCCGAAGTTGTCCCTGAGAAGGCCCGGCGGCCTGTTCAGAGCAATGAGGCTGGCCTCTATAGCGAGTGTTCCGCTTCCGCACATGGGGTTTATGAAATTCCCTTTCCCGCTCCATCCTGTTGCCATGATAACAGCGGCAGCGAGAGTCTCCTGCATCGGCGCCCTAAATGGGATTTTCCTGTATCTCCTTTTGGACAGGGGCTCGCCGGAAGTATCTATATATATGCTGCAATCTTTATTTCCCCAGTAAAGGTGGATAACTGCACTGTCCCTCAGCGGGCCCGAGTCAGGCCTCCTTCCGAACTTCTCTGACATCCTGTCCACTATCGCATCTTTACACTTAAGGTTTGGATATCTTGTATCGCTTATTGTTGAGTTTTTAACCGATGATGTTACGCATACATATCCATCCTCATGAAGATAATCCTCCCATGGTATTTTTTTGACCTCAGCGTAAAGTTCTTCGGGATCAGATGCATGAAAATCCCTGATGTGATAGAGGACCCTGTGGCCTGTTCTTAAAAAAAGGTTAAGCCTCATTGTATCTTCCATCAGACCTTCAGTTTCAACCCATGAAACAGAATCGGATTTTACAGGGAATTCAAGTCTCAGGATTTCTTCCTTAAGGTATGGAGAAATTCCCTTGGGGCATGTTATGAGAATCCTTGCCTTCTTCATCTTAAGTCACGAAGTTTTAAAAAAGAGATGGCGTTATGGTGTAAAAGTTCAAAGGGCAAGGCTTGCTTCTGAGTGTTGAGCCATGATGCCCCTGCGTTTGTTTCATGGATTTTTTTGGTTATAAATTTCTCTATTTTCATGACAGCCGCTGTAAGAGTATTTTGTAAAAACATTTAAAAAAATGCAATATAGCTTGAAGCCTGATGCGTTATCAATCTATAATATCACGCTGTCACATAAGAAAAACAAAAGTATCAAAGTGTCAGAGCGCAGAAGTTTAATAATGCCTTGGGGGAATCAATGGAGATTAGTGTCAGCATCGGTGATGCTTCAATATCTATTGCCGTTGAAAATCCATTCCATATTGATCTGGATTTTGTTGCAGGACGGATAGAGTCCTTTTGTTCCTCAAAAGGAGCAACTCTTAACGGCATCAATGTAAGAGGGCTAATCCCGAGAATGATAAAGGGCGTTGCGGGGTGTGAGAGAGGATGTCCTGCTGATGCAAAGGAGTTTGTCCACAGAGGGCTTAAGGAGTTCAGCCTTGCCTATGTTGAAGGCGGCATTCTTACGGCAAAGGCAGTGATTGGCAATAATAAAGAGCTTTCAATCAAGATGTTTCCTGATTTTTAGGGAAGCCCTGTTTTTTGGTTAAGTGGGCTGAGAATCTTTGAGGGGATGGACATGGATATAGTCCTTGCAACAAGAAATAAGAAAAAGGTTGAAGAGATAAAGAGGATTGTCAGGGATATGCCTGTCACAATTTATACCCTTGATGACTTTCCCGGATGCCCTGAAGTTGAGGAAGACGGAAAGACCTTTGAGGAAAATGCCGTGAAGAAGGCAAGGGCTGTTTCAAAATATACGAAGATGCCTGCCCTTGCCGATGATTCAGGGCTTGAGGTTTACGCCTTGGGCGGAGCGCCCGGAGTTTTCTCTGCAAGGTATGCGGGAGAAGGCGCAGACGACAGAAATAATCTTGAAAAGCTCCTGAAGGAAATGAGTTCGCTGCCTGATGATAAAAGAGGTGCGCGCTTTGTATGCGTAATAGCTCTGGCATTTTCTGGCAGCAGGGTGGAGACATTTTCAGGATATGCTGAGGGGTTGATAGGGAAGGAGACAAAAGGGGCTAACGGGTTTGGATACGACCCTGTTTTTTATCCAAAAGGGCATGAAATGACATTTGCCGAGATGTCTGATAAGGAAAAAGACCTTCTCAGCCACAGGGGCAAAGCCATTGGAAAACTTCAGGAATATCTTGCACACGGCAGACAATCATACCACAAGCAGCACAGAGAACAATGAGAATTACCCCGCCCCCATCCCCCTCCCTCAAGGGGAGCGGGTGAGGGGGATGGTGAAACATTACAATTATAAGAAAAATTAATATAATAATTTTTATTTTTTTCTTGAAAAAACCCCGATATTTAGAATAGTATGTAACGCTTACAAGGACTGCTTAAATTTTTTAGAAAGTCCTGCATTAGATACAGGCAGTTATTTTTGTTAGGTTTTTTATTTTATGTTGGGTTTAAGTTAGCTGACAGCAGAGGGAAATAAAGGGGGTAAGGTATGAGGATAGTATTGTTAGGTGCGCCTGGCGCGGGCAAAGGGACTCAGGCTAAGAAGCTTATTGACAAATACGGGATTCCGCAGATTTCAACAGGCGATATCTTAAGGCAGAATGTAGCGGAGGGCACACCGCTCGGCAAAGAGGCAAAGTCCTATATGGACAAAGGAGAGTTGGTGCCTGACAGTGTAGTTTTGGGTCTTGTGGAGGACAGGCTTAAAAAGGATGACTGCAAAAAGGGCTATATCCTTGACGGTTTTCCGAGAAATACTGCCCAGGCAGAGACGCTGGATAAAATATTGGCGTCGCTCGGCATGTCACTGACAGGCGCGGTGAGCGTGAATGTCCCGAAAGAGGACCTTATGAAGAGGCTCACAGGCAGGAGGACCTGCAAGGGATGCGGGCAGATGTACAATGTATATTTTTCTCCTTCAAAGAACGAAAGCGTTTGCGACAAGTGCGGCGGAGCGCTTTTCCATAGGGATGACGATAAAGAGGAGACAATTAAGAGAAGGCTTGATGTTTATGAGGCCCAGACAGCGCCGCTCATAGACTATTACAAAAAAAACGGGATTTTAAAATCTGTTACGGGTGTCGGAAGCATTGATGAGATATTCAGCAAGGTTTGCAGCGCATTGGGCGCAAAGTAGATAAAATTAATTTTTAAATTTTCAAGGAGGAAAGAATGGCATTAATTAAACCACATGGGTCAGACAAACTAAATCCACTATTTGTATATGACACGGCTGAAAATGAAGCCCTGCAGAAAGAAGCTAAAGGTCTGGCTTCGATTGTTGTGAGCTCAGCTACTGCAGCTAATGCAGTTATGCTGGGTGGTGGTTACTTCAACCCATTAACAGGCTACATGAATAAAGCTGATGCCCTATCTGTTGCTACAGATATGAAAACAACATCCGGTTTGTTCTGGCCTACTCCAGTTTTAAACTTGGCTAAAGCTGCAGGCTCAATCAAAGCGGGCGAACGCATTGCACTGAAAGATCCAAATGTCGAAGGCCATCCTGTACTGGCCGTTATGGATGTAAAAGCGGTTGAAGAATTCAGCGATGCAGAGATGGCGCTGATGTCTGAAAAAGTTTACCGTCCCAGGCTTCCTGAAGCACATCCGGGTGTTGAAGCCTTTAACGCTCAGGGTAAAGTTTGTCTGTCAGGTCCAATCAAAGTATTAAACTTCTCTTACTTCCAGGATGAATTCCCGGACACTTTCCGTACTGCAGTTGAAATTCGTAACGAAATCAATGAGCGCGGCTGGAAGAAAGTTGTTGCTTTCCAGACTCGTAACCCAATGCATCTGGCTCACGAAGAACTATGTCACATGGCAATGAAGCGCTTAGGTTGTGATGGTCTGGTTATTCACATGTTACTTGGTAAATTGAAAAAAGGAGATATACCGGCGCCTGTTCGTGATGCTGCGATCCGTAAAATGGTTGAGCTGTACTTCCCAAAAAACAGTGCAATGATTACCGGTTACGGTTTTGATATGCTTTATGCCGGTCCACGCGAAGCTGTATTGCACGCCATATTCCGTCAGAACATGGGTGCAACTCACTTCATTGTTGGCCGTGACCATGCGGGTGTTGGTGATCACTACGGTGCATTCGATGCTCAAACTATCTTTGATAATGAGGTGCCTGCCGGTGCGCTGAAAATTGAAATCTTCAAAGCTGACCACACTGCATACTCGAAGAAACTGAACAAGGTTATGATGATGTGTGAAGCGCCTGATCATAAAAAAGAAGACTTTGTTCTGCTTTCAGGTACAAAAGTTCGTGAAATGTTAGGCAAGGGTATTGCACCACCTAAAGAATTCTCACGTCCTGAAGTGGCTGAAATTCTGATTAAGTATTATCAGAGTCTTGAAAAATAGATTGTTGAGATAAAGGTTCACAAGTATTCAGAAGGCGTATAAGAATAATAGTGTCAGTGGTTAGTGTCAGTAAGCTTTATCACTGACACAGACACTATAAACTTAATGAGAAGGGGGTGAAGGAACAAGTTAGAGATTCACGGTTTTAGACTAAAGCCGATTTTGTATTAAAAACAATATCACTGAAGGAGGTTGAAAATGCCGAGTTTTGTAATCACAGAAAAGTGTGATGGTTGTAAGGCTCAGGATAAGACAGCATGCCAGTATATCTGCCCCAATGACCTGATGACTCTGAACAGGGATCTGATGAAGGCTTACAATCAGGAGCCTGACCAGTGCTGGGAATGCTACAGCTGCGTAAAGATATGCCCTCAGCAGGCTATGGAGGTAAGGGGTTACGCTGATTTTGTTCCCCTCGGAGGCAATGTTATCCCTCTGAGAGGTTCAGACTCAATCATGTGGACAATTAAATTCAGGAACGGGAAACTTAAGAGGTTTAAATTCCCTATAAGGACTACCCCTGAGGGTTCGGTAGAGCCGTACAAGGGGAAACCGGAAGCAAATATCGCAAACATTAAGAAGCCTGGCTTCTTTACACATCAGGGTGCAGGCAAGACGATGCCTCTCCCCAAGAAATAAGGAGGTGTGCTAATGGAAAAAGAAAGTTGCACGTTTTCGTATTGTCAAAAGCCGGAAATTGTTGAGCATGAGACAGATATTCTTGTCATAGGCGGCGGAATGTCAGCATGCGGTTCTGCTTTTGAGGCGGCAAGATGGGCCAACCCGCAGAAGATGAGGATTACAATGGTTGATAAGGCAGCAACTGACAGAAGCGGCGCAGTTGCAATGGGCCTTTCTGCTATCAATACATATATGGGCGAGAATGATCCCGCTGACTACGTCAAATACGTAAGAGCCGACCTCATGGGCATAACAAGGGAAGACCTTGTTTATGACCTCGGCAGGCATGTTGATGACAGCGTCCATAATTTTGAAGATTGGGGACTTCCAGTATGGAAGAAAGCTCCGGACGGGCACACAATGGACGGCGCTCAGGAAGCTCCAAAACTTTCAGAGGGCGGAAAACCTGTAAGGTCAGGCAAGTGGCAGATAATGATCAATGGTGAATCCTACAAAGTCCTTGTTGCAGAGGCAGCGAAAGCAGCTTTGAAGACAAACAGGGAGGCAACCGGCGTTGCAGAGAACCATTTTGAGAGGGTTTTCATAGTGAAACTCCTCCTTGATGAAAAAGTTCCCAACAGGATTGCCGGCGCAGTAGGATTCAGCGTAAGAGAAAATAAAGTTTATATATTCAGAGCCAAAACAATACTCCTCGGTGCCGGCGGCGCAGTTAACGTATTCAGGCCAAGGTCTGTAGCAGAAGGACAGGGCAGGGCTTGGTATCCTGTATGGAACTCAGGCTCAGGATACGCTCTCGGTATTCAGGCCGGAGCAGAGCTTACCATGATGGAGAACAGGTTCGTTCCTGCCAGATTTAAGGACGGATACGGCCCTGTCGGCGCATGGTTCCTCTTCTTTAAGGCAAAGTCAACAAATGCTTATGGAGAGGACTATTGCGTAGGCGAGAACTTTGAATCAACAAAGAAGCTCTACAGCCCTTATGCAGAGAAGATGGGAACTGCCATCAGAAACCACATGATGATGCTGGACATGAAGGCTGGCAAAGGACCGATTTTTATGCAAACTGCTCAGGCGATGGCAGAGCTTGGAAAGACAATGGATGCAAAACAGATTAAGCACCTTGAGGCAGAGGCATGGGAAGACTTCCTTGATATGTGTATTGGTCAGGCAGGTGTATGGGCTGGTATGAACATTGCGCCTGACGAGACGCCTTCCGAGATTATGCCTACAGAGCCATATCTCTTGGGTTCGCATGCCGGCTGTGCAGGTTTCTGGACCAGCGGCCCTGCAGATGTTATTGAGGCAACAGGCGCGCCAAAGGAATGGGACTGGGGCTATAACAGGATGTCAACAGTTAACGGTCTCTTTATGATGGGCGACATCTGCGGCGCATCAGGCCACAAGTTCTCATCAGGCTCACATGCTGAAGGAAGAATCGCGGCAAAGAGCGGAATTGCCTTTATCCTTGACAACAAGGATTTCAAGCCGACAGTGACAAAGTCAGCTGATGAGCTCGCAGCAGAGATATACATGCCGTTTGAAACATACGAGAAATATAAAACATATTCGACAGCTCCTGAGGTTAACCCCAACTACATTAAGCCGAAGATGCTTCAGGCAAGGATGCAGAAGATTGCTGATGAGTATTTTGGCGGAACCTCAACATGGTATATGACCAGTGCAACAATGCTTAAAGAGGGGTTAAAGCTGCTTGCAATGCTCAAGGAAGATGCAGCCAAGTCCGGCGCAAAAGACCTTCATGAGCTTATGAGGGCCTGGGAGAATTACCACAGAATATGGTCAATCGAGGCGCATGCAAGACACATACAGTTCAGGGAAGAGACAAGATACCCCGGTTATTACTATAGGGGCGACTACCTTGCAATCAATGACAAGGACTGGAAGTGCTTTGTAAACTCCAAGTACGATCCTGCAACAGGCGACTGGAAGTGCTTCAAGAAAGAGTACAAACAATTAATACCTGATTAATCAGGCAAAAAGGGGCGGAAGAAATCTCCGCCCCTTTTTAAATTAAGAAAAGTTAAAAGTTAAGAGTTAAGGACTGAGAGCTGAGAGCTATCAGCTAATAGCTCTCAGCTTTTAACTTTGAAATAAACAAAACCAGGTCGTCATTCCCCGACTTGATCGGGGAATCCAGAGGAATAAAGACTGGATTCCGCATCAAGTGCGGAATGACAAAACTAATGTGTTTTTTGGGAGGATTAAATGGCAGACGGAAAAACTATCTTAGTTATCGGCGGAGGCATGAGCGGATTGACTGCTGCTATTGAGGCGGCAGAAGCCGGCAACAACGCTGTTATAGTTGAAAAGACCCCTTTTTTAGGCGGCAGGGTTGCACAGCTTAATAAGTACTTTCCGAAGTTATGCCCTCCAAACTGCGGACTTGAGATAAATTTCAAAAGGATGAAAAACAATGCAGATGTAACTTTTTACACCCTTGCGGAAGTTGAAAAGATCTCAGGCGAGGAAGGGAATTACGATGTGGCCATAAAGGTTAAGCCGCGGTATGTGAATGACAAGTGTGTCGGCTGCAATGCATGCTCTGAGGCATGTCCTGTTGAGATGCCGAATGAGTTTAATTTCGGCATGGATAAGACAAAGGCAGCATACATAGCGCACAATCAGGCGTTCCCTTTTAAATATGCGATAGATGACAGGCACTGTAAAGGAGCGTCATGCGCAAAATGCGTTGAGGCATGCAAATACGATGCTATTAAACTTGACATGAAACCCGAGACAGTTAATCTCAAGGTCGGCGCGATTGTAATGGCAACAGGCTGGGATTTATATGATGCTTCAAAGCTTGATATTCTCGGCGGCGGGAAAATTCAGAATGTAGTGACTAATATGCAGATGGAGAGGATTGCATCGCCGAACGGGCCTACGGCAGGAAAGATTCTCAGGCCGTCTGACGGGAAAGAGGTAAAAAACATAGCGTTTGTCCAGTGCGCGGGAAGCAGGGATGAAAACCATCTTCCATACTGTTCGTTTATATGCTGTATGGCTTCTCTGAAGCAGGCTACATATCTGAGAGAACAGTATCCTGATTCCAGGGCGCAGATATTCTATATAGATATCAGAACCCCGGGTAGGTATGAACAGTTCTACTGGAAGGTAAAGGATGACCCTAATGTTACCCTCACAAAAGGAAAGGTTGCAAAGATTACAGAAGACCCTTCCACAAAAGACGTGATTGTTGAGGCGGAAGATATAATGGCAGGGAAAAAGATAAAGGCTAAATTTGATATGGTTGTGCTTGCAGCAGGCATGGTGCCCTCAACAAAGAGCCAAACAAATAAAATATCAGAAGATATTTCATATACTCCCGACGGCTTTGTTATTCCGTCTTCTCTAAAAAAAGGAATCTACGCAGTCGGGACCTTAAAGAGCCCTGTTGATGTGGCAAAATCTGTTCAGGATGCGACAGGGGTTGCCATTAAGAGCATTCAGAGCGCAAGGAGGTCGAAATAATAATGGAGAAGAAATACGGTGTATATATATGCAAGGGCTGCGGAATTGAAAAGGCGATTGATATAGAGAAGCTTTCAAAAAATGCCGCCAAGGGAGCTAAACTTCCGGAAGAAACAGTGAAAAATCACCCGATACTTTGCAGTCCTGAAGGACTGCAATTAATAAAGAGCGATATTAAGGAAGGCACAAATACGATAGTCATAGCCGCATGCTCTCCCCGCGTGAAGTATGAAGAGTTTGATTTCCCCGGCACAATAACAGAGAGAGCCAACATCAGAGAATTGGTTGCATGGAGCCAGCGGCCCAACACAGAAGATACTCAGATGGCGGCAAATGATTATCTTAGGATGGGGATAATAAAAGTTCAGAAAGGAACTCTTCCTGAACCAAATGTGCTTGAGGATTTGAGTAAGGCAATACTGGTTGTCGGCGGAGGAATTTCAGGGCTTTCTGCAGCGCTTGAGGCAGCGAATGCGGGTTATCAGGTTGTTCTTGTTGAAAAAGAGGCTGAACTCGGAGGGTGGGCTGCAAAACTTTATAAAGAGGTTCCGAGACAATACCCCTATGAAAAGCTGGATGACCCGATTATCTTTAGCAAGATACAGGAAGTTGAGTCAAACCCCAATATAAAAGTGTTCAAGTCATCGGTAATTGAAAAGACAGACGGGCAGCCCGGGCTCCTGGATGTAACTATAAGAAATAACGGCACAAGCGAGACAATCAGGGTTGGGTCAGTTATTATGGCGTCAGGGTGGAAGCCGTATGATGCGGCAAAGCTCGGACATCTCGGATACGGCAAGCCTAATGTTATTACAAGCGTACAGATGGAGGAAATGGCAAAGAAGGGGAAAATC
The DNA window shown above is from Nitrospirota bacterium and carries:
- the atpB gene encoding F0F1 ATP synthase subunit A — translated: MAAGMHEVLLMDVIVDPNKISHNVTYAVLASVILITSALVIRRSLRMVPTGFQNFIEVVVETFLKLSEENIGHHWGRTLFPLIGTLFMFILICNFMGLIPGFASPTSNINTNAAMAIPVFLATHYYGIKVHGIKYLNHFLGPIRSIFALPLMLLMFIIEFIGHLVRPITLSVRLFGNMVAKHILLGVLAVLAPWIIPTLILALGTLVSLIQAFVFALLTTLYLAGAVEEGH
- the atpE gene encoding ATP synthase F0 subunit C, producing the protein MRKIISVILMALTFVCLFAPFVFAEEAKVAASGDSSVKAMAALAAGLAIGIAALGTGIGQGIGLSKACEGAARNPGAAGKIQLLLIIGLAMIESLAIYALLVALGILINQKLFF
- a CDS encoding FAD synthase gives rise to the protein MFCKRVREESLKKKLVVCAGTFDHLHLGHANFLKQAKVLGDELVVIVARDENVRHIKNILPEHNENERRESVEKTGIPDKAILGYTDKDIFKILENLKPDIIALGYDQRVSEEKIKERLPECKIVRLKPFKPDKYKSSYYRAKTK
- a CDS encoding glycerophosphodiester phosphodiesterase; this encodes MFLKVGHRGARAYEIENTLDSFKRAIELGVNAIEFDVRATKDGKLIVFHDDNLKRVFGKDIELNASPLKELKHLTENRIPTLEEALQFIGEKVERILIELKETGYEKKVLAVIKKEKLLDRAIIVSFHEEALSEIRRLDSKIETGLIYARHKNPIASALKLKTQYLVALYRFTHTKNIEDAHKKNLKVIVWTINTKEEAKEYRAKGVDGIASDKPDVL
- the dusB gene encoding tRNA dihydrouridine synthase DusB, coding for MLSIGHIKINSRSPLALAPMAGISDLPFRLINRSFGCELAFTEMISAGSLVRKNATTLKNLSTTVDDRPLGVQLLGANPDVIRRAVDIVSGYAFDIIDFNAACPVSKVVSRGEGAGLLMEPLRLQKILKIIVENTDRPVTVKIRSGWDGSSVNASETALRAQDAGVKALIIHGRTRQQAYRGKVDYDIIREVKESVQIPVIASGDALSPELIRKLFDETGCDGVAVARGALGNPWIFRETEEFLKKGSAPLSPSAQEITQTMQKHLALTISFHGEERGVLRFRKFFGWYTKGMPVKMLKMKAFNAATKEDMQELIEEVEEDYVSKSRA
- a CDS encoding class I SAM-dependent RNA methyltransferase, encoding MKKARILITCPKGISPYLKEEILRLEFPVKSDSVSWVETEGLMEDTMRLNLFLRTGHRVLYHIRDFHASDPEELYAEVKKIPWEDYLHEDGYVCVTSSVKNSTISDTRYPNLKCKDAIVDRMSEKFGRRPDSGPLRDSAVIHLYWGNKDCSIYIDTSGEPLSKRRYRKIPFRAPMQETLAAAVIMATGWSGKGNFINPMCGSGTLAIEASLIALNRPPGLLRDNFGFMHIKEFKEESWERLRENAKSSIKKRLDFRIIASDVSSKAIDAAKNNAETAGVAHLIEFHICDFRETPVPEGGGVVILNPEYGERMGEEEALKDTYEGIGDFFKQRCKGYTGCIFTGNLDLAKKVGLKAKRRIQFFNGSIECRLLEYELYEGSRKP
- a CDS encoding XTP/dITP diphosphatase; its protein translation is MDIVLATRNKKKVEEIKRIVRDMPVTIYTLDDFPGCPEVEEDGKTFEENAVKKARAVSKYTKMPALADDSGLEVYALGGAPGVFSARYAGEGADDRNNLEKLLKEMSSLPDDKRGARFVCVIALAFSGSRVETFSGYAEGLIGKETKGANGFGYDPVFYPKGHEMTFAEMSDKEKDLLSHRGKAIGKLQEYLAHGRQSYHKQHREQ
- a CDS encoding adenylate kinase, with product MRIVLLGAPGAGKGTQAKKLIDKYGIPQISTGDILRQNVAEGTPLGKEAKSYMDKGELVPDSVVLGLVEDRLKKDDCKKGYILDGFPRNTAQAETLDKILASLGMSLTGAVSVNVPKEDLMKRLTGRRTCKGCGQMYNVYFSPSKNESVCDKCGGALFHRDDDKEETIKRRLDVYEAQTAPLIDYYKKNGILKSVTGVGSIDEIFSKVCSALGAK